The segment cgTTAATTAGCTGAAATCTGTAGAATAGAAAAAGACCAAAGGGCAATGTCTCCtctttgtgtttagctgttgaacaatggctggaagttggtgtttggttcagatttcgttggtctgtgctttctgtcatgctgttccACAGTGGAGTAAGTCGCTTCAGGATGCTCAAGCTCTGATGATGCAGCAGactgaccagcagtttcagctccagaagccagttcaacagctaactaaccaacagtttccgcttcggaagccagttcaacagctaactaagccgcagtttccacttcagaaaccagttcaacacctacctaacccgcaatttccacttcagaagcctgttcaacagttaactaagccgcagtatccgcttcagaagcctgttcaaccgctaactaaccagcagtttccgcttcggaagccagttcaacagctaactaagccgcagtttccgcttcagaagcctgttcaacagctaactaaccagcagtttccacttcagaaaccagttcaacacctacctaacccgcaatttccacttcagaagcctgttcaacagttaactaagccgcagtttccgattCAGAAGCCAGTTAAACAGCAGTTTCAGAAGCCAGTAGTGCAGGCAGAGCCCTTTGATAAATGTGTAgctgtagctgattctgagcagatccaatgtggtctacctgggatcagtggtgctgagtgtgaagctatcaactgctgctttaacggacagcagtgtttctatggAAGGGCGGGTAAGTGTTCTCAATCTTATTCCGTTCGTGTCAAACTGATTCTCTGAATTTAACCTGCTCTTGTACCTTGTTCTAGTGACCgtccagtgtattagagatggtcagtttgtggtagtggtgtctagagatgttactctgcctcgactgagtctggatacggttcatctactgggtggaaatgacccaccttgtgctcctgtggggtctacaccttcctttgctatataccagttccctgtgaccgcatgtggcacgagcgtgatggtgagcagctgctactggttttattctgcatttgcttgtgatggactggatgctgacactgttcctattcacaggaggacagcggatatgtggtgtatgaaaaccgaatgacctcctcgtatgaagtggggattggaccatatggttctatcacaagggacagtcattttgagtaggtgatccaTGTCTTGGTGTGACCATTAatccctgataaatgctacaagctcgctgtgtgtcgtccaggtttctcttccagtgtagatattcgggaacttctgtggaagctctggttgtggaggtcaactctgttcctccacctccaccagtagctgctcctggacctctcagggtggagctcagactggccaatggccaatgcgtcaccaaaggctgtgctgaaggtaaggtcttgtcctgtgtctgcctaaagcctttcaaactggagtctggttaaaccccagtgttgttcctcaggggatgaggcctacacgtcctattacagtgacgctgattatcccatcacaaaagtcctgcgagagcctgtgtatgttgaggtgcacattatggagaggaccgaccccaacattgtcctgacgctgggacgttgttggacgacttcaacccccagtccactcagtctcccccagtgggaccttctgatcgacgggtgagtgtacagccaatctttatccagttagtctgctgggagaccctttctaactttttttttttctcttgttttcagatgcccttaccaggacgaccgctatctgaccacactggttccagtgactggatcgtctggtcttcagttcccaacccactacaagcgctttgttgtgaagatgttcacatttgtagatccagcctcactggctgctctgcaggaaaccgtatgcccccctttacttgaacatctgtatat is part of the Carassius gibelio isolate Cgi1373 ecotype wild population from Czech Republic chromosome A4, carGib1.2-hapl.c, whole genome shotgun sequence genome and harbors:
- the LOC127971632 gene encoding zona pellucida sperm-binding protein 4-like, with protein sequence MLQARCVSSRFLFQCRYSGTSVEALVVEVNSVPPPPPVAAPGPLRVELRLANGQCVTKGCAEGDEAYTSYYSDADYPITKVLREPVYVEVHIMERTDPNIVLTLGRCWTTSTPSPLSLPQWDLLIDGCPYQDDRYLTTLVPVTGSSGLQFPTHYKRFVVKMFTFVDPASLAALQETIFIHCTTEVCHPSSGSCEQSCTRKRRDTRIKAVSGEQTVVSSGEVTLVM